The segment CTCGGCTTGACCTGACGCAGGAAGGGCACGTTGCCGTAAATGTCCAGGAGCACGACGAAGGGTGCGCAAGCGAGCAACAGCAGGACCGTGAGATAGGGATCGATCCAGGCTGACAGGCCGGCGGCCGATGTCACGGCGCCGCTGGTAAGAAAGGCAAAGACGAGGTTGCGGCGCACGCCCCAGCGGCGGCCAAGGCGCACCAGCAGCGGAGTTGCGAAGAGCAATCCGTTTCCGGCAGACACCAGAAGCGCGCAAGTCTCCGCGGAGAGCCCCGATTGTACGCCGAAGACCGGTAGATAGACGAAAAAGGAAACCCACCAGATGCTGCGCCCCGTGGCGATCATCCAGGCATGACGCAGGGGCGGGCGCTTGAAGAAGGGAAGGATGGCGCCAAAGGGATTCGCGGGCTTGTGGCGAGCCTTGACGATGATCGGATTGTCGCCGACCCGCAGGTACCAGAAGTAAGCGAGCAGCGAGAGCGCTCCAGCGCCGGACAGGACGAAAGGCAAGAGGGGTTCTATCTTCCAGAGGGTCACGCCCAGCCAGGGTCCGATCGTCCAGGCGCTGGCCGCGAAGAGCAGGCGCAGGGGCTCCATGTCGTTCAACTCGCGTCCCCTTATGTGGTCGAGGACGTAGAGATTGAGGCAAACCGCCCCCACCGCCGTGCCGAAGACCCGCAGCAGCATGCCGGCGGCCACGCCCATCAGGCTGGCTGAGGCGATCGAGGGCGCGGCGATCAGCAGGCAGACCATGCCGAGCGTGTAGGTCCATCTGCGCGAGATAAGGCCGGTCAAAGGCACGATGAAGAAGTTGCCGATCAGGCCAAGCAGCGAAACGATCAGGTAGAGCTTTGAAAGGTCGGCGGGCGAGCCCATCACCGCCAGGACCTGCAACGGCAAGACCGTCGCAAGAATTGCCCGCGTCATGGCGTCCAGCGCCGCCAGCAGGGCGAATGACCTTGCTCCCGGCGCGCCAAGGCTGTGCATCCAGACCGGGTGACGAACGTTTAGCGCCATGTGACTGCCTGGAACATGCCAGCCCTGGTTTCAGAGGAGTTCTCATACTGGTAAGCAGTTGCGTCCGCCATCTCGCCCGTACGCGACTTTTGGATGGTCGAGTTTGGACGCAAGAGACCGGCCGGGCGCCGTCTAGTCGCTCCAGGGCGGCATGACGGGTCACGCTGGGGGAATTGCTCGGCAAGCCGCTCCGTCGGACCTCCGCTTCCGGCTAAAAGCGGACATCCCAAAGAGCAGGGTTCGAAAGCAGCAATCTGAAATCGTCATCCGGCAGGACGCAGCGGAGAGAGTTCCCTATGGCCCAGGTTGGCTCTTGGTCGAAGTTAGGGGCGCATCAGGGTTCGGTCGCAAAGCTTGGCCCAGACGGCTTCCACTGGAAGCCGTCTGGCAACAATCAGAACGTTTGTTCAAGCTCTTCGAGACAGGCCGCTGCGACGTAGCGGTCAGCTTCTTTGGTCCCTGGCATGGTGGCCCAACCGGCGTCCATGATCATGTCACGGCGCTTGTAGCTGGTGGCCTCTTTGATCTCCATCATGGTCTTGCTCACCATGGGGTCCGCCTTCGACTGCTCAACGCAAATCGGCGCCAATGCCGCCACGACCTCCTTACGAGCCATGTCCGAAGCCATCTGTTCGGCGTCGCCGCCCGTCATCCAACCGCCCCAGGTAAAGCCGCCAACCGCAAGGGCTATCGCGCCTGCGCTGGCGCCGAGTATGGCCGGTCTAACCCATTCTGGAAAATTCATGATAATCATCCTTTTAAAAAATGAATTACTATTCACAATAGAAGAGATATTAGAAAAAAGCTAGTTTTTTCTAAAGATAATTGATAAATTATAAATTATGTGAAAATATAAATCGTGTAAAATATCTATATTAAGATAGGCAAAGTTTGGTTTCTTGCATTCTCCTCAGAAAGATTATTTACGCATGATCAACGGGAAAAGGTCCGTCGCGCCGCGCGAAGGATCCACGAAGTCCGTGGTGCCCCTGTCGTGAGGGGGGCCGGAGAATGCCTTCCTGACGAACTCCGACTTTGGCGCTGCTTGGGGGTGCGACCGCAACTTTGAACGAGAGCAGGACGCCTGCGTTGTGAAGCGCTAGCCGACGGAGACGAGCGATGGTTCTAGCGGGGTTGGCGAGCCGCAAACAGGAATGAGCGGTCTAGAAGCATGGCTGATAGGGATCATCTTTCCGGGTTCGGCAGGCTTCACGCGGTTGACGAGGTTACCTTGACCGACACCTCCAGCGCCTGAAAGTCATTCCCATCCCCGACGTAGCTGCCTGAAACGGGCATCGTCTGGCGGATGTGACGCGCCATCGCCGTCGGGATTAGATTGAATCCACCGACGCTCCGGTTCGTTGGGTCGAACATGATCCATCCAGCCCCTGGAACATAGACCTCCGCCCATGCGTGGGTGGATCCCGCGCCAGAAGAACCGATGGCATCCTTGTCGGGGTCGTAGAGATAGCCGGACACGATGCGCGCTCCAAACCCCAAGCTGCGCACGGCATCCACAAACAGCACCGCGAAATCTCGGCAGGACCCTCGCTTTAGCGCCAGGGTCTCGACCGGCGTTTGCGCGGCGTCATCATCGCGCTCTTCATAGGTGACGTGCGCTGCAACGCCGCTGCTGATCTCCTTCAGCAATGTCAGGGTGTCGGTTTTGTCACCCGCCAGGAAAGACCGGGCCCAGTTGTTCAACTCCCCTGTGTGATCGAGATAGGCTTGCAGCCGCAAAGCGCCAAGATCGGCCATTTCATCCTCGGTCAGCAAGAAGGGGTAGTTCACCGCTGTCGCCGCGATGTCGAAGATAGGCCACTGGTCGGTGTTCAACGTCAGCTCCGCGGTGCTGTCGATGATCAGGGTGTCCGATCTGTCCTGAAAGCTCGCTGTCGCCACGGAGTTGCCGGCGACGTCATGCGCCCAGGTCACGGTCGCTGCCGGGGAGATCTCCAACTGGTGCTTGTGCAATTGAAGGGTGCGGCTCTCGCGTGGTCGCAACATCATGCGGTGCGACTGGAGAGCCACCGGCACCCGGTAGCGGTAGACTGTGCGATGCTGAACTTTCAATCTGGTCAAGGTGCGAAAGCGGCCCGCCGGGGGCGGGCCTGTCCAATGGTGACAATGCAAGTGCGTTCCTCGTCCGATAGGACGAACCGCTGGCCGGAGGCGAGTTGAGGTCTGGCGCCATATCCCCGAAAGGGGTTCTTGCAGAAAGCGCCGCTGCAAGGGGGAGGGACCAACGAGGGCCTAATCACAGTGGTTAGCAGATCTAAGCACCCCTTGCTAAGCACCCCTTGCGTCTCTCACTGGCTTCTGGTCTTTCAGCAGCAGAGCGTCGAACTCCTCAGGCGGGAGGCACACCGTCTGGCGCTGGCCAGGCTTTCCCTGCTGGGGCGGCAGGTGCAGGAAGACCGCTACCCGCCTGTGGGCGACGAAGGAAACCGCCTCGAGGCGCTCTTCCTCAATCTCGACCTGATAATCACCGGCCGGCAGCGTGGTTGCCCATCCCTTCAGTTTGAAGGGCTTTTCGAACGAGATGACTTTCGACGTGGTTCTACTCATGACAGCCGCCAACCCAGTTCGCTAAATCGCCAGTCGCTTCACGGCTTCTTAGTAGCGACGGGGGAGGGGGCGGCCTTGTCGGCCGGAGCGGAAGCCTTGTCGCCCGCGGGAGCTTCGTTCGCTGCGCCCTTGTTCTTGCTGCCTTTTTCTTGAAAGACTTTAGAAGAAAAACTTTTAAAAGACATGCTTGTCTCCATAATTATGGGTTAAATACTTCTATAGATATGGAGTTTCATAAATAGGAATCAATCTTTTATTGATAAAATTTATCAGATAATTCATACTTCAAATTGGTCATCTCCTGGGAGGTGCGGCCTCTAAGCCATCAACGCCCGAGAGACGATATCTTCCCGGAATACAAGCTCAGCTTTTCCACGACACTTTTTTCAGCGCGCTCGCGCATAGGGGATAGGTTTATGAACAAAGAGAATTCCACCGCTCCAAGTGCTCCTCACTCAAGCAACGAAGAGCCGGATAACCAGCAGCTTGAAAAGTTGGGCATAGCGCGGATCACGACGGCCACCTACATCGTCGGCGATTATCGCTACACCAGCTTCAAGGACGCCTTGGCGGAGGCCAAGAGACGGGGCGCTGTTGCTTAAGGCTCATCAGTCAACCGCAAGGATCGAGGCGGCGGCGAGCGGTCTGAAAGTCTGAGGGTTCGCGGATTTCGGTCACGTCGATCCCGCTGCTAGCCGAATTTCTTTGAAAGTATGGGTTTCTGAGGTTCCTGCGCCCTCCAGCCAAGTCCGGGGGCGCCAAGCTCAGGTCATTATGTCAGGAAGAACATGAGCCAGAGGTTCACCGTCGATCTAGTCACTGTTGATGAAGGGATGGCGCCCAAATTCAGCTTGCTGATCCAATCGGGAAAGCGCCCGGAAAGCACCGCTGAAGCGTCCTTCATGATCTATCTTGAAGAAGGCATTTCCAGAGGCCGCGCGCAGGCTCTCGCGAGCCTTCTCGGCGAACTGGGGGCTTCAACCAAAGTCATCGCGCCAGCCCGGCGGTTGAGGTTCGGCGCAGGCTCGGCAAAATCACTCTGAGCTTGCGTTAGAGCAATCTGCGATCCGTGGGCCGGTACTAAGTTGATCGGGCCTTTGCCAGCCAGCCAACGGCCAGCCAACGGATTGAAGGGCAATGCATCCGCCAGACCGACAGATCATGAAGAGCCTCAGCGTGCTGGAAATCATGGAGAGATGGCCCGAGACGATCGGGGTCTTCCTGGACAACGCCATGCTGTGCGTTGGCTGCGCGATAGCGCCCTTCCATGATCTGCATGATGCCTGCTTGGAACACGAGCTCGACGAAGAGGCCATCTACCGGCAGCTCGAAGAGGCATTGACCCGTGAGAGAGCGCTCAAGCCCCGCGCTGACTGATCAGCATGAGGTCATGCGGGCGCGTGACCACGATTTTCTTGCGGCGGCTTTGCACCACCCCGTCCTTTTCCCAGGCGCTCAGCAGCCGGCTCACCGTATGCAGCGTGGTGCCGGTCATGTCCGAAAGGTTCTGACGCGTGATGGGGAAATCGATCTCGATACCGCCTTCGATCTTCCGGCCGGTCTGACGGATCAGCCGGAGCAGCGCGTTGGCGATCCGTTGCTCAACCTGCTGCGTCGCCAGCTCCATCA is part of the Limibacillus sp. genome and harbors:
- a CDS encoding MFS transporter, encoding MALNVRHPVWMHSLGAPGARSFALLAALDAMTRAILATVLPLQVLAVMGSPADLSKLYLIVSLLGLIGNFFIVPLTGLISRRWTYTLGMVCLLIAAPSIASASLMGVAAGMLLRVFGTAVGAVCLNLYVLDHIRGRELNDMEPLRLLFAASAWTIGPWLGVTLWKIEPLLPFVLSGAGALSLLAYFWYLRVGDNPIIVKARHKPANPFGAILPFFKRPPLRHAWMIATGRSIWWVSFFVYLPVFGVQSGLSAETCALLVSAGNGLLFATPLLVRLGRRWGVRRNLVFAFLTSGAVTSAAGLSAWIDPYLTVLLLLACAPFVVLLDIYGNVPFLRQVKPSERLPMTPVFITYRDGSEVAAPAFAWLVLLAFPLPVYFLALGGGLACISFLARTLPRRL
- a CDS encoding transglutaminase family protein translates to MTRLKVQHRTVYRYRVPVALQSHRMMLRPRESRTLQLHKHQLEISPAATVTWAHDVAGNSVATASFQDRSDTLIIDSTAELTLNTDQWPIFDIAATAVNYPFLLTEDEMADLGALRLQAYLDHTGELNNWARSFLAGDKTDTLTLLKEISSGVAAHVTYEERDDDAAQTPVETLALKRGSCRDFAVLFVDAVRSLGFGARIVSGYLYDPDKDAIGSSGAGSTHAWAEVYVPGAGWIMFDPTNRSVGGFNLIPTAMARHIRQTMPVSGSYVGDGNDFQALEVSVKVTSSTA
- a CDS encoding DUF1858 domain-containing protein — translated: MKSLSVLEIMERWPETIGVFLDNAMLCVGCAIAPFHDLHDACLEHELDEEAIYRQLEEALTRERALKPRAD